A genomic region of Gemmata massiliana contains the following coding sequences:
- a CDS encoding ABC transporter ATP-binding protein, with protein sequence MTAAAVFDQVVKTYPTGLLGRGGVPAVRGVSLTVPAGRVFGLLGPNRAGKTTLVKLLLSLVRPTSGAIARLGAPLSDRGTLGRIGYMHENHAFPRYLSASELLTFYGGLSGIPSEALPARTAALLDQVGLADRKSEPIARFSKGMVQRLGLAQALLNDPDLLILDEPTEGLDLSGRQLLRQVVRERKSAGKTVLMVSHVLPEVQELCDSAAVLVAGKIVFDGTLPDLVRDPKSGAPRNLETALQRLYQSEAA encoded by the coding sequence GTGACCGCAGCCGCGGTATTCGATCAGGTGGTCAAGACGTACCCCACGGGGCTCCTGGGGCGCGGGGGCGTGCCCGCGGTACGGGGCGTGTCGCTCACCGTGCCGGCCGGGCGCGTGTTCGGGCTGCTCGGTCCGAACCGGGCCGGCAAGACGACCCTCGTGAAACTGCTCCTCTCGCTCGTTCGCCCGACGTCCGGCGCGATCGCCCGGCTCGGCGCGCCGCTCTCCGACCGCGGCACCCTCGGGCGCATCGGGTACATGCACGAGAACCACGCCTTCCCACGCTACCTCTCCGCGTCCGAGTTACTCACGTTCTACGGCGGGCTGTCCGGCATCCCGTCCGAGGCGTTACCCGCACGAACCGCGGCGCTGCTCGATCAGGTAGGGCTCGCGGACCGCAAGAGCGAGCCGATCGCGCGCTTCAGCAAAGGTATGGTTCAGCGCTTGGGGCTCGCACAAGCACTGTTGAACGACCCGGACCTGCTCATACTCGACGAACCCACCGAGGGCCTGGACCTGTCCGGCCGGCAGTTACTCCGGCAAGTGGTGCGCGAGCGCAAGAGCGCGGGCAAGACCGTATTGATGGTGTCGCACGTGCTGCCGGAAGTGCAAGAACTGTGCGACTCCGCCGCGGTACTAGTTGCCGGGAAGATCGTGTTCGACGGGACGCTCCCGGATCTGGTGCGCGACCCGAAGTCCGGGGCGCCGCGGAACCTCGAAACCGCGCTCCAGCGCCTGTACCAGTCGGAGGCCGCATGA
- a CDS encoding ABC transporter permease, which produces MNALPATIRTARWMVRDTFRQSLASRLFWVMFGLTVLCTLFATSVTVTGADERERHPAELPLRMPKGQGAEGIDEPHGTVSVGFGMMEYPIARNKADSVRELQLWLAGILADTAGVLLALLWTAGFLPTFLEPHAVTVLLAKPAPRWALLAGKYFGVVLFVALHATLFVGGTWLGLGFATGVWDVRYWLAVPLLVTNFAVFYAFSAFLAVCTRSTVVSVFGTLLFWILCWAMNFTYLRLTAAPIQGITPMAAFLVDAGYWVLPKPMDLSGIFFDLMDAGAYSTPIPELDAVKQKGAFRPELSVLASLAFAFGVLAIAAYEFRNMDY; this is translated from the coding sequence ATGAACGCGCTGCCCGCGACCATTCGCACCGCCCGCTGGATGGTGCGCGACACGTTCCGCCAGTCCCTCGCGTCCCGGCTGTTCTGGGTGATGTTCGGGCTGACCGTGCTCTGCACCCTGTTCGCGACGAGTGTGACAGTGACCGGCGCCGACGAGCGCGAGCGCCACCCCGCCGAACTCCCGCTGCGCATGCCGAAGGGCCAGGGGGCCGAGGGCATCGACGAACCGCACGGGACCGTGTCCGTCGGGTTCGGGATGATGGAGTACCCTATTGCAAGGAACAAAGCGGACTCGGTGCGCGAGCTCCAGTTGTGGCTCGCGGGGATTCTGGCCGACACCGCGGGCGTGTTGCTCGCGCTGCTGTGGACGGCCGGGTTCTTGCCAACGTTCCTCGAACCGCACGCAGTAACCGTACTACTGGCGAAACCGGCGCCGCGGTGGGCACTGTTAGCCGGGAAATACTTCGGCGTGGTGCTGTTCGTCGCACTGCACGCCACCCTCTTCGTCGGAGGGACGTGGCTCGGGCTGGGGTTCGCGACTGGCGTGTGGGACGTGCGGTACTGGCTCGCGGTGCCGCTACTCGTGACGAACTTCGCGGTGTTCTATGCGTTCAGCGCGTTCCTCGCGGTGTGTACGCGGAGCACGGTCGTGAGCGTGTTTGGTACGCTACTGTTCTGGATTCTGTGCTGGGCGATGAACTTCACGTACCTGCGCCTGACCGCTGCTCCGATCCAGGGCATCACCCCGATGGCGGCGTTCCTGGTGGATGCGGGGTACTGGGTGCTGCCGAAGCCGATGGACCTGAGCGGCATCTTCTTCGACCTGATGGACGCGGGCGCTTACTCGACCCCGATCCCGGAACTCGACGCGGTGAAGCAGAAAGGCGCGTTCCGACCGGAACTGTCGGTGCTCGCGTCACTTGCGTTCGCGTTCGGGGTGCTGGCGATCGCGGCCTACGAGTTCCGCAACATGGATTACTGA
- a CDS encoding enoyl-CoA hydratase/isomerase family protein, protein MLFESAHIRVTAEYGAATLWLGFPGDPVNALDAARLNELDSALTRIETNVFINTLVVRSAKPFGFCAGLHPHVEHVTDRASFAARGQRAFARLSALPFATVAFIDGPCLGTGFELALACDYRLCVATPTTHLGFPGQFACFGGSNRLRKVVGRRADVLIESGRTFSGREARDLGLVDRAFCARRAKIELRTFLDELECAPRVPEREIDETGFAQERRAFAALKSLSTNATISIPSDTDTLLARGFITPLEAEQARARTASAPAPASTTGEPARPVRRAA, encoded by the coding sequence ATGCTGTTTGAGTCCGCACACATTCGTGTAACGGCCGAGTACGGCGCTGCGACGCTCTGGCTCGGTTTCCCAGGCGACCCGGTGAACGCGCTCGACGCCGCGCGCCTGAACGAACTCGATTCCGCGCTCACGCGGATCGAAACGAACGTCTTCATCAACACGCTGGTGGTCCGCTCGGCGAAGCCGTTCGGGTTCTGCGCCGGGCTTCACCCCCACGTTGAGCACGTCACGGACCGGGCCAGTTTCGCGGCACGCGGGCAGCGCGCGTTCGCGCGCCTGAGCGCGCTGCCATTCGCGACGGTCGCGTTCATTGACGGCCCGTGCCTCGGGACCGGCTTCGAGCTGGCGCTCGCGTGCGATTACCGGCTGTGTGTCGCCACACCCACGACGCACCTCGGCTTCCCGGGGCAGTTCGCGTGCTTTGGTGGAAGTAACCGACTGCGCAAGGTGGTAGGACGGCGCGCGGACGTGCTCATCGAGTCCGGACGCACATTTTCGGGCCGCGAAGCACGCGACCTCGGCTTGGTGGACCGTGCGTTCTGCGCCCGCCGCGCGAAAATCGAGCTGCGCACGTTCCTTGATGAACTCGAATGCGCCCCGCGCGTACCGGAACGCGAAATCGACGAAACCGGCTTCGCACAGGAGCGGCGCGCGTTCGCGGCTCTGAAATCGCTCTCTACAAACGCGACGATTAGCATTCCTTCGGACACTGATACGCTGCTCGCGCGGGGATTCATAACACCGCTCGAAGCGGAACAAGCCCGTGCCCGAACCGCGTCGGCCCCCGCGCCCGCAAGCACAACAGGAGAACCCGCACGGCCCGTTCGGCGGGCCGCGTAA
- the nth gene encoding endonuclease III, which produces MDDLTSVPKLPPARDRVVPINDRLAPLYPEFEGLNYENPFQLLVAVILSAQCTDKRVNLLTPALFARFPSAHELAECDIKELEQLVKPSGFYKNKAKNIRACCVEMVLRFGGQVPTNLDDLVTLPGVGRKTANVILGHAFETPGVTVDTHVGRLSRRLGLTRHRDPVKVELALAEIVPQAEWLHFSGRLIMHGRKVCLSRKPRCEQCVIADLCPKIGVKGLAEKRKRKKGAKTDSPPGTQRAPRKSARK; this is translated from the coding sequence ATGGACGACCTCACTTCCGTGCCGAAACTCCCGCCCGCACGCGACCGCGTCGTGCCGATCAACGACCGACTCGCTCCGCTGTACCCGGAGTTCGAGGGGCTGAATTACGAGAACCCGTTTCAACTCCTCGTCGCGGTCATTCTCTCGGCTCAATGCACCGACAAGCGCGTGAACCTGCTCACTCCCGCGCTCTTCGCGCGGTTCCCGAGCGCACACGAACTCGCAGAATGTGACATCAAGGAACTAGAGCAACTCGTCAAGCCGTCGGGGTTTTACAAGAACAAAGCCAAAAACATCCGCGCGTGCTGCGTGGAGATGGTACTGCGGTTCGGCGGCCAGGTGCCCACGAACCTGGACGACCTCGTGACGCTCCCGGGGGTCGGGCGCAAGACCGCGAACGTGATCCTCGGGCACGCATTCGAGACGCCCGGTGTCACCGTGGACACGCACGTCGGGCGGCTCTCGCGCCGGCTCGGGCTGACGCGCCACCGCGATCCCGTAAAGGTCGAGCTCGCGCTCGCGGAAATCGTGCCGCAAGCAGAATGGCTGCACTTCAGCGGCCGGCTCATCATGCACGGCCGCAAGGTGTGCCTGTCGCGTAAGCCGCGGTGCGAGCAATGCGTGATCGCGGACCTGTGCCCGAAGATCGGCGTGAAGGGGCTCGCGGAGAAGCGCAAGCGGAAGAAGGGTGCGAAAACCGATTCGCCGCCGGGAACACAGAGGGCACCACGAAAGTCGGCGCGTAAATAA